The stretch of DNA tccagcctcggtgatagaggaagactctgtctcaaaaaaataatagtaataacataaaataaaacaaagacccGTCTCCCTTGAGTCATAGGTGGCACGTGTCTTACACCTGTTCGGAGTTCTCTGTGGGAAGAGCATTAAGCATCTATTGCCAGAGGTGGTCACCGACTCTACTTTTCCTGTATCACTTCCCCACTATCTGCTGACATTTCCTGGGCTTGTTTCCGAGATCAGCCACTAATACTGGAATCCCTGTCTCTGGTTCAAGAGAACTTAAACTAAGACACTTCCAAATAAGTCAACCCTCCTGCAGAGCCCCACCCttgatgattctcctgcctcagcctcccaagtagctggaactacaggtgcacgccaacatgcccagctaatttttgtatttttagtagagatggggtttcaccatgttggtcaggctggtttcgaactcctgatctcaagtgatccacccacctcagcctcccaaagtgctgggattacagacatgagccactgcattcagccaaTGTCACCTTACATttgctctccttccttctctattTGTGTGGGCAGTGCTTTCAGAGGACCCCCAAAGATCCCCTAACTCCTGGTCTTCACACCCTCTGTAACCCCCTCCCTTAGACTGTGAGCGAGACCCAGAGACTCACTTCTAAGGGACACAGAACAGTACAACATGAAGAATGGGATGTCACTTCTGAAATTAGTTTACAAAGAGACTGTGGCTTCTTCCATAACTTCTGTCTGTTTCTCCCCTGACCTTAACAGAAGACAGTTGCATCTCCATGGAGAGACCCATGTGGCAAGAAACTGATGTTTCCACCGGCCACCAGCCAGCGAGAACCTGTGGCTTCTGTCAACAGCTGCAGGAGTGAGCCTGAAGGCACATCCTCCCCCAGCCAACTcttgagatgactgcagccccagccaacgCCTTAATTGCCCAGGGGCCCCAGGCCAAGCAGGGCCAGATCCCTGATCCACAGAGCACAGAGGCAGTGAGATAATAGATGTGCATTGTGTGAagttgctgaggtttggggtgacttggtttttgtttgtttgttttttttttgcttgtttgtttattaaaGACAGGGCTCCTTATGTTGCCcggtctggtctcgaactcctgagctcaagggatcttcctgcctcaaactcccaaagtgctagtattacaagcatgcgccaccatgcctggctgttgtgtttttttttttttttttttttttttttttttttttttgagacggagtctcgctctgtcgcccaggctggagtgcagtggccggatctcagctcactgcaagctccgcctcccgggttcacggtattctcctgcctcagcctcccgagtagctgggactacaggcgcccgccaccccccctggctagttttttgtattttttagtagagacggggtttcacagtgttagccaggatggtctcgatctcctgacctcgtgatccgcccgtctcggcctcccaaagtgctgggattacaggcttgagccaccgtgcccggccgacctTTTGCCTTGAGCTTTGTTTTCTAGGAAAACTGTCCCTAGTGACCTCCATAttaaaccaaagaaacaaaacatcatTTTCAAAGTTATCAACGGTCATCCTTAAATATGTGCCAATTTCTCCCAACTGGGGCTTCTGCTTCAGACCGTCTGGGTCCTGCAGAATCATGCCACGAATGCGTTGGGGTTTTTGTACCAGCTCTGCACGCAGGTGACACTGCACCCTCTGGGGCCTCCTGCAGCAGCCCACAGCATCCCCCCGGAGAACCGGGAAGCCAAACTCTGGGCTGGAATCTGGCGACACCTGGATTCCGGATTCTCCCACCCATTTGCAGTGCTCTGCCCGTCGTAGGACTAAGACGACTTCTTTCCAGtgataaggaaataaaaggcttTTGGTTTTTCAGCACGGaagaggtggggatgggggtgggccTGGCTTTCTGTGCCTgttacttttcttctctctcactccCACAAGCTGCTTCTAACCACCCTATTAAATACTAGATCCCCCCACACACATCCCTCCAGGCTGAGAGGGAGTATGGAAATGAAGAGAAATTTTATGTCAAGCCGCTTTCCGGTGTGGGCTTTAATAAGATTGGGGGTAATAAGTGCCTTTGAGGATGGTTTGTGTTTTTGCAGTGCTCTGTTAGTGCGGGCGGTGATGCTGGTTCTATTCAAAACGCGCAGCGCAGCGCAGCTGAATATCCATTTCCaactcccccccccaaaaaaaaatctggctaATAGAGACTCCACAGATGACACTCACATCTCACTCGTTTTACTCTGGAAGAGGAAAAGTGACTTTAATAAAAGGAAGTGGGGAAAATTCTGAAATTCTCTTTCTAGAACCTTGGATGGGACTTCCGCTTCTCCTTGGACTACCTGCAGACTTCAGCAGTGGCTCAGGACAGAGGAGCAGCATCGCCACGGAAGTCCCTGCTTATATCAAAGCTTCATCTCAAAGGAAATCTCCAGGAGACAGGTGGAGTGACGCACACAGCACCAGCATGCGTTTCCCCCAGCGAGGGTGCTCACTGGATCCTCTTCGCTAATGATAACCCTTCCAACTGAGCAATTACGCTGTGAACACATTCCAGGGACTCATCAGGATAGGAGAGGTTTTTGCCCTGAAAGCTCCTACTTAGAATTGCAGccatttcaggctgggcgcagtggctcagtcctgtaatcccagcactttgggaggccaaggcaggaggactgctggagcccaagagttcgaaacaagcctgggcaacacagcaaagcctgtctctattgaaaaaaaaaaaaaagaattgcacccatttcagatttctttctttctttttttttttgagatggagccttgctctatggcccaggctggagtgcagtggcgcgatctcggctcactctgcttcctgggttcatgccattcttctgcctcagcctcccaagtagctgggactacaggcgcctgccaccacgcctggctatttttttgtatttttagtagagacagggtttcaccatgttggccaggacggtctcgatctcttgaccttgtgatccactcgcctcggcctcccaaccaTTTCAGATTTCAAGTTGAGCTTGGCTGACTCAAATCAATTGCCAAATCTGTGCCTGTTActcttcttctctctcactcCTACAGGCTGCTTCTAAACATCCCATGAAATATTAGATCCCCCACTATACACATCTCCCAAGGCTTGCCAAAGAGGGTTCCTTTTAGCTTATCTTAGAATAATATCACCCTGGATACCTCTGTGACCTCTGGTCACTTGCTGCCCTGATTTCCAACCTTATGGTTGCACAACGCCCTGTCCACCTGGTCAGTCATGAGGTCAGCACACCTGGGGACAGATCTGGCCAGGACAGAGCTGGTCACTCAATACACATTTTCTGAGCTCCTAAGGAGTGGATTAAAACACATTCGGTGTAGAAATAGATCAGGAGAGCAGCCAAACACACACAGACTTGGTGAGTGCACAAAAAAGCTACAGCCCCAGGGGCATGGGGAAGGTGAAGGAGCTCCCTGGGGCATCTGAAAGATGGGGAATGGTGGTTTTACTTGGGGAATGCAGCTAAGGGTAAAGAGGCAGCACCCTACGTGAAATAGGCTAGGATGCAGACATCAGTGTCAGACCTGGGGTTCcagtcctggttctgccacttaggCACCTAGTGGCCTTGGGCAAGCGGCATAGCCTCTCAGGCTCAGTTCTATTCCCTTGTAAGCAAGGACAATGCTGTCTACCACCACCTGGGGATGATgatcaaaataaaatcatttccatAAAGTTCTCAACACAGTCTTTCCATTTTACACACAAGGAAAATAAGGCTGCGAAGATGTATGCAACTGGTTTGTTTGGGGTTAGAGTGCCGGTCTCTCAGCCCTTCAAATTTAGTGTTTTCCCCCAGTATATGTTGCATTGAATGGTAATGGCTAACACTGAGTTCGGTGCTTAGCAAACAGGCCATTCATTAAACATAGACAGACTCGTTGCCTATTATTTCTCTTTTGGGGGCCAGAGAAATTGTGACCTTGGTGGCTCAGTCACTTGCCACTTGCCACATCCTCAGGGAAGGATGTAGAAGGCATTGAGGGAAACCGACTATACCTCCTtcacccccacctccctcccttcatcGGCTAAGTTGCCATGGGCACAACCCCAGGAAGGGCAGGGGGCTGTTACAAACTTCAAACACGAAGAGTCTGAGCATCTATAAACagcaaaggaagaaatgaaattcgCTGCGTCCTCTAAGCCTGTCCCCACACCATGTTGGAGGAGGGTCGCGGGGGACATGGAAGAGGAGGAGCTTTGGAGAGAGGATGCTTGTGCTTCCCTGGCTTTTCTTGGTATTTCTATTTGGGGGTTGGAGCTTCATCACATTTGGTTCCTGGCTGACTTTATGTACTAAAAAATAACTCCCTTTTGCCTGACCATGGAGAGGGACGGCCAGGGATGAGGGCAGCCCTGTCTGAGGCCAGAGGTCTACCCACGTGGTGGATGAGGCAGGTGTGAGGCCAGCTTGAGCATATGGACCCATTTGTCTCGGGCTGCTGGCTGCCTGCCATTTCCTCCTCTCCACCCTTATTTGGAGGCCCTGACAGCTGAGCCACAAACAAACCAGGGAGCTGGGCACCAGCCAAGCGTCACCCTCTGTCTCCCCGCATGGGTACCAGCGTCGAGGAGAAAGAATCCTGAGGCACGGTGGTGAGATAACCAAGGACTCTTTTTTACTCTTCTCACACGTTTGAAGTGGAAGGCCTCTTGAGTCAAATCAGCAAGAATGCGGCTCTTGCAGCCGAGGGTCTGGGGGGCTGTTGGGCCTGCTCAAGGCAGAGGGGCTGTGACAAGCCCTGCGGGATGATAACTTTAAAAGGGCATCTCCTGCTGGCTTCTCACTTGGCTGCTTTATCGCTGTAAGTGACAGAATGGGGAGGGTTCTGTCTCTCCTGCGTGCTTGGAGAGCTGGGGGGGCTATAAAAAGAGGAGGCACTGGGCAGCTGGGAGACAGGAACGGACGTAGGCCAAGAGAGGGGAACCAGAGAGGAACCAGAGGGGAGAGACAGAACAGCAAGCAGTGGATTGCTCCTTGACGACGCCAGCATGAGCTCCTTCTCCACCATCAGTGTGAGCTTCCTCCTTTTTCTGGCATTCCAGCTCCCAGGTCAGACCAGAGCTAATCCCATGTACAATGCCGTGTCCAACGCAGACCTGATGGATTTCAAGGTAGGGCCAGGAAAGCGGGTGCAGTCTGGGGCCAGGGGGCTTTCTGATGCTGTGCTCACTCCTCTTGATTTTCTCCAAGTCAATGAGGTTTATCCCTTTCCctgtattttccttttgtaaagaATTTGCTGGACCATTTGGAAGAAAAGATGCCTTTAGAAGATGAGGTCGTGCCCCCACAAGTGCTCAGTGAGCAGAATGAAGAAGCGGGGGCTGCTCTCAGCCCCCTCCCTGAGGTGCCTCCCTGGACTGGGAACGTCAGCCCAGCCCAGAGAGATGGGGGTGCCCTCGGGCAGGGCCCCTGGGACTCCTCCGATCGATCTGCCCTCTTAAAAAGCAAGCTGAGGGCGCTGCTCACTGCCCCTCGGAGCCTGCGGAGATCCAGTTGTTTCGGGGGCAGGATGGACAGGATTGGAGCCCAGAGCGGACTGGGCTGTAACAGCTTCCGGGTAAGAGGAACTGGGGATGGAAATGGGATGGGATGGACACTACTGGGAGACATCTTCAGCAGGAAAGAGACCAATGCAGAAGCTCATTCTCTCTCAAGTTTCTGCCCCAACACCGTGAGTGCCCCATGGGTGTCAGGACACGCCATCTATTGTCCTTAGCTACAGTCTGCTGagaaaatgcttaaaaaaaaaaaaaaaaaaaaaaaaaaaaaaaaaaaaaggccgggcacggtggctcacgcctgtaatcctagcactttgggaggccaaggcaggcatatcatgaagtcaagagatcgagactatcctggccaacatggtgaaaccctgtctctactaaaaatacaaaaattagctgggcatggtggtgcatgcctgtagtcctggctactcgggaggctgaggcaggagaataacttgaatccaggaggcggaggttgcagtgagccgagattgccccactgcactccagcctaggtgatagagtgagactctgtctcagaaaaaagaaaaaaaaaaaacaaaaaaaacaaagaagcaactGCCACTAGCACtgggaaattaaaatattcataggGCCAAGTTATCTTTGCATGGCTGATTAGCAGCTCATGTTCCTCCCCAGAATTGCAAGATCCTGAAGGGCTTAAGTGAAATTTACTCTGATGAGTAATTTGCTTATCAATTCGTGAAGCTCAGAGGGTCATCAGGCTGGGGTAGGGGCCGGTGGGAAGCAGGTGGTCAGTAATCAAGTTCAGAGGATGGGCACACTCATACATGAAGCTGACTTTTCCAGGACAGCTAGGTCACCAAGCCAGATAGATATGTCTGTGTTCTCTTTGTAGTACCGAAGATAACAGCCAGGGAGCACAAGGAGGGCTGGGCCTTGGGACAGACGGCAAGAGGTTCCTGCCCGCCGGGGTCTCTCCTGCATTCGTGTCATCTTGTTGTCATGGAGTTGTGATCATCCCATCCAAGCTGCAGCTTCCTGTCAACACTTCTCACATCTTACGCTAACTGTAGATAAAGTGGTTTGATGGTGGTTTCCTCACCTCTCCCACCCCATGCATTAAATTTTAAGGTAGAACCTCACTTGTTACTGAAAGTGGTTTGAAAGTGAATAAACTTCAGCACCATGGACAGAAGACAAACGCCTGCGTTGGTGTGATTTCTTCTTGGGGAAGAGAATTCAGGCCGATATTCCTTGTCATTTTACtctttttcagagaaaagaatgctgaggttttcttcttcctttcatttcacCCTCCTTTTTTGGTGGGTGGTTGGGGAGGACTCAAATTCCACTCCTAGTGCTTTTTGGTTAcgggggttttgttgtttttagggAGGAACATTCAGAAAATGAGAGTATTAATTAGATTTCCTCTGATACATTTCGAGAGAGTTAGGTGCTACAGCTAAGTTAATGGTACTTTTAGTTTTGAAAAGAGTAGGCAGAGTGTTGAGCTTAAAAGCtgagcaggctgg from Rhinopithecus roxellana isolate Shanxi Qingling chromosome 12, ASM756505v1, whole genome shotgun sequence encodes:
- the NPPA gene encoding natriuretic peptides A, encoding MSSFSTISVSFLLFLAFQLPGQTRANPMYNAVSNADLMDFKNLLDHLEEKMPLEDEVVPPQVLSEQNEEAGAALSPLPEVPPWTGNVSPAQRDGGALGQGPWDSSDRSALLKSKLRALLTAPRSLRRSSCFGGRMDRIGAQSGLGCNSFRYRR